GCCCTTTTCTCTCTGGAAACCACTTAATAAGATTTGACAATGACGTGATATAAGCAGTACCATCGGCAAATCCCACCACAACACCAGCCAAGATATAAAGCATCCATAATGATGAGACTTGTGAGCTAATGATTAAACCTGCGCCCAAGACAATGCCCGCAGTTGCGATTAAGCGGCGAATTCCCCAGCGATCCTGAAGTTTGCCAGCAAACAGTGTGGAAAAAGCTAGAGCAAAGCTTGTAATTGAAAAAGTAATGGCTACCGAGTTCAATTGCCAGCCAAAGTGATCAACCAATGGTTGGTTAAATAAGCTCCATGTATAAATAGTTCCTAAGCCCATTTGAACAATAATGGTTCCTAGAACAATCAGCCAGCGATTACTTGTTTGTGAATTCATGTTGATCTTCCCTTCAACTTACGAAACCAATGCTGGTTTCTTAGTAGAATGCGTTTACAAGAAGATCATACCACTAAAAAAAATCATGAAATCGTATTCAGAACCAAATGCTTAAAGAAGGGAATGAATTGCAGTTAAAATCGCATAATTTGTCGAAACTCTTTTACTTTGCTCCGGCTTACAGGAATCTCAGCATTAAAGTCCTTAAGATGAATCATATAGGTTTGGTTAAACCAAGGGACGATTTCACGAATTTTGGATAAATTTACTGTATAAGAGCGATGACAGCGAAAGAAAAGGTTCTGAGGAAGAGTGGAATGGAACTCTGTTATACTCATTGGCATCGTGTATTCTTCATCAAATGTATAGACCAGTGTTACCTTTTCACTCGCTAACGCATAATAAATATCATTCACGTCTGTGACAATTATTTTATCGTTTTTTCGCAAATTTACTCGAGCATCTGTTCCTAAGATTTTAACTGAATTATTTTTTGGGAAAGATAACTTCTCTTCTTTATCTATTTGATCTAGATCACGCAAAAAAGCAGATTCAAGCTTATGCAACATAGAAGCAATCCGCTTCTCATCATATGGCTTAAGGATATAATCAAAAGCCTCAAGTTCAAATGCCTGGACCGCATGCTCTTTGTATGCTGTTGTAAAAATAATATAGGGCCTTTTTGCAAACTTACTTATATTGCTTGCCAGCAGCATCCCATCGAGAGATGGAATGTTGATATCAAGAAAAATAGCATCTGTGTCATTTTCTTGTAAAAATTTTAGGACATCTAATCCATCTTCAAAGCAATTGGTCACTTGGATGCTGCTATGTGTTTCAATAAGATATTTTAATTCTTCTCTTGCAGGAAATTCGTCCTCAACAATAATCGCTTTCATTTTTTCTCCTTTACAATATCAAAATAAACTTCAGTACCTGGAGATAATCTTTTGATGATTAGTCCTTTGCCATAAATCAATTTAACTCGTTGATGTACATTATATAATCCGATTTTATTTGCAGGGACCTCATCCCGGTACAAATTCTCTATTACCTCATCTGCTATCCCAGCTCCCGTATCCTTTACGCTAATCCGGACTCTATCACCGAGGTCATTCACAGCAATTGTAACAATACCGGGACCATTTTTTAGTATGCCATGAATAATTGCATTTTCGACCAGTGGCTGAATAAGCAGACTTGGAAGTTTTATGTTTACTTCTTCAATATCATATTCCACCTGAAGTTTAGATCCAAAACGAGCCTTTTCAATTTCAACATAATCGCGCACCTGTTTTAGTGCATCATGAATATTGATAAGTTCATCATTTAACTCCAGATTGTATCGCATATAGCTTGATAAAGTAACAATCAATTCACGGGCTTTTTCTGGATTGCGTCGGGTTGTCGACGCAATGGCATTCAGTGCATTGAAGAGAAAGTGTGGATTAATTTTTGTTTGCAGTGCCTTTAGTTCTGCTTTGTTGGCTGCCTCCTTAATCTGCTCGACACGGGATATTTCCATAAGGGTAGAAATAATTTGTGATAAACCAATTGCCATCGTTTGCAAAGGATAGGTCATTTCGGAGGCTTTGCGAGAATAAATTTTGAGAGATCCCGTGACTTCTCCCCGCTCTTCAAATGGCATGATGAGCAGAGACTGAATTTCAGGAGTTTGTTGATCAGCCACATGATTTCTAATCGTGATTTCACCACTACGGATTGCTGATTTCGTTAGATCACTTATGATTTCTTGTCCAATTTTATACCGTTCTTCACCAAAGCCAACATAAGCAAGGACAGTTTCTGTATCGGTTATAGCCACTGCATCGGCATGAATTTGATCTTTAATGATTGTACAAATTTTTGTCAAAGATTCTGTATTGATCGAACGAAAATAAGGTAATGTTTTATTGGCAATATCTAAGGCTAACTTTGCTTGTTTAGCAGCAATCATTTCCTTTTCATCTTCCACACTCATGACCAATAAAACAATCAAGCCGATACTGACTTCACCCGCAATCATAGGAAAGCCAATTTTTGATACAATATCGAGGCCAAGTTTAAAAGGGTCTGACATAGCAAGTATCAATAACATGGTAAGGACTTCGCAGCTCATCCCTGCGATAATCCCATAAATCCAACGCTTTGCTTTTTTTACTTTAAGGTTAATAAAACCGGATGCTATCCCGGCAATAATACTTGTAATTAGACATGGAATGGATGTTACGCCACCAATGTCAATTAAAAAACGATGCACACCTGAAACAATTCCAGTAATGATGCCTACCCATGGACCGAATAATATGCCCCCAGACATGATAGCGATAATTCTTACATTGACTAAAGACCCTTCCACTTTAATTCCGGAATAGGTCCCAAAAATAGCAAATAAACAAAAGATAAGAGTGATGACAATTTTCTCCGAAAGTGAATGCTGTTCTTTATGGAGAGATTCTTTAAATCTGGGGACTCTTGTTAAAAAAAATAAGCAAATTAACAAGAGTGCCGCCCGTTCAAAAACTTGGATTAGCATTTCTAATGATGAATTCATCTTAAGTTCCTTTCCAGAGGATTATATATTGCATAGTTTTAGTATAGTACTATACTAAGTAAGAAAGCAGATGTTTTTGTTTGAAAATAAAGTAGTAGGGGATATTACCGAAACAAAAAATATATGGATTTAGATTTATTTTCTAATAAAGTAATTTAATTGATAATTATATTAGGTATATCAATGCTTTAATTTGATTTTCTAAAGGGAGAAATACTATGAACTTAATTCCCTATTCATTGTTATACCAAATAAAGAATTGAATTAAAACCTCACTAAGATGCGTTACAGTGAGCCTTATCATAAGTAAATAAAGTTTCTCCTTATATCTTGTAAACATGCATAAAACAGGCGGCTTATCCAAAATGGATAAGCCGCCTGTTTTATAATAATTAGTATTATCTTATGTCTATGTAGGCTTGGCACGGATTTCAGACATTAGATAAAATGAAAATATACTTTGCCATAGCATTTGAAGTTTATACAGCGGATAAGGTTGACTCAGCTTTGTAAGATTTTAAGTAAAAGAACTAAATAGAAATTAAAACATTTTTTCTAAGCTCCAACTTTTGATATACAAGTGCAAGCAGCATTGAGGGAATGGTACAAATAATCATTCCGATAAAGGCATATCGTGGCTCAATTTCGTATAAAAAGCCACCAAAAAGCGTGAACACTGCAGTGCTCCAGCTAAGTGCTAGCGCTGAATACATACCTTGTGCTTTCGTAATCTGCTCATGTGGAATGTTTTTAATTAAGTATTTCATAAATGCATAATGCCCCATAGCAAATGAGCACGCATGTAATGTTTGTGCAATACAGAAAACAATTACACTTGGAAAGGAAAACACTAATATCCAACGTATAGAAGAACCAAGTGCTGCTAGTGCGAGCAAGGATCCTACTGAAAATTTATAAAATCTCCGATCTGCGATTGCGAAAAAAACAATTTCTGCAATCACGGCAATGTTAATAATCACACCAATTAAATATTTGGGTGCATGGATTTCTTGTAAAAAAAGATAACCATAATTGTAATAAGAAGCATGTGCTGCCTGCAGTAAGATTACAATGATGAGTACCAAACTAAAGTGTTTAATACGAAATAATTGTAACATACTCCTTTTTTGTGTTTGGTCCACCTGTGGCTTTTTGGATAAAATAACAGGTGCGCGCATAAAACCAAGACACACAAATATTAAGGTGCCAAGTAAAAGTGCCCCTAAAATTACCTCATCTCCAAGTCTCCCTGTAAAGAAGGTTAAAATTATGCCAGCTGCAACAAACCCAATGGATCCCCACTTGCGGCTTTTCCCATAATGTCTTAACTGTTTACCTTGTACTAAGATGCCAGCAGCACTATCTAAAGCAGGCATTAAAGGCGGGTAAAAAAAGTGCAGTACAAGGGTGACCATAAGTAAGCTCACAAAGGAATTTGCTGGAATATAACATAGAATGGCAACCAGAGTTCCTGCTCCAGCTCCATTTAATAATGTTTTACTACTGAATTTTCCTGATAAATAAGGAAAGGCAAATAGTGTGGAAAGTCCTCTTGCAACCAAACCTAAGCTCATAATCAAACTAGCTTGAGCAACGGTTATTCCTTTTGTATGAATCATCCATCCAGTCCAATAGGGAAGAAAAATTCCCCATGTCATATAAAAACTAAAAAACTGTGTACTCATCCAATGATGTGTTTTCATTCTGTATCCCTCCCCAATATTTGCATGATATCATGGAGATACATACGAATAATATGAGATATCTCATATTTTGAGGTGGATTATGGAAATCTATAAGGGTGAGAAAAAGCAACTATATTTAAAGAAGAACTATATTGCAGATTTATTTTCTTTTCCAGTTGAAGAATTTATAGAAATACAAGAATATCAACGAGATGAATGGATTATTAAAGAAGGCATGAGACCAGACTTTTTATTTTATGTTATTGAAGGAAAAGCAAAAATATATGTAACACATCAAAATGGAAAAGTTTCGTTAATCAATTTTATTAACACAAACGATTACATTGGAGAAATGGAATTATTACATGAAGTTTACTATACAAAAGGAATTCAAGCTTCTACGAAGACTGTTTGTTTTGCTCTGCCTATTCAGCGCTATCGCACATGTTTGTTGGAAAATACGAAATTTCTATGTGAATTAGCCAAATTTTTAAGTGTAAAGGCAACCCATATGGCTGCAAAGTATTCCCAAAGCCTCGCTTTTCCTCTCGAAAACCGGCTTGCAGATTTTATTTTACAAACTGCTGATGAAGGAGTTTATAAGGAGAAACACGTAACAATTTGCGATTATTTAGGTGTATCATATCGGCACTTACTGCATGTGCTTACACAATTTTGCGATAAGGGATATTTACAAAAAGAAGGACGGTATTATCAAATTAAACAGTACCATTCCCTATATGAACTTGCTGAGAGGTTGAAGAATAAGTAAAAAGAAGTGAAGAGAAAAGTCCTTTTTATTCTAAAACTAGGAGATATTTCTGGTTGAATATATTTGTATAAAGAGAGAAAGGGAGGGAATTGAACGAGAAGGATGTCTTGTATTAATTAAGATATAGGTGCTCCTTGATACAATGCTAATATTATTAACTATTAGTAGTTGTGGAAGCGACAAGAATGAATCAGTCTATAAGGATAAGGTTACAAGCGGTAACATAGTGAAAAGAAATTGCTAAAGGAAATAGAGATGTTTTGAGCTTTAATATTTTAAATTCCCAAATACTGTGGAATCTTAAAAATATTGTGGGTTGTAAAATAATAGAGGGCTGTGAAACTATGTCTTTTGTATTGGATTTTTCTATCATAAGCTATTTTTGATAT
The sequence above is drawn from the Priestia filamentosa genome and encodes:
- a CDS encoding LytR/AlgR family response regulator transcription factor encodes the protein MKAIIVEDEFPAREELKYLIETHSSIQVTNCFEDGLDVLKFLQENDTDAIFLDINIPSLDGMLLASNISKFAKRPYIIFTTAYKEHAVQAFELEAFDYILKPYDEKRIASMLHKLESAFLRDLDQIDKEEKLSFPKNNSVKILGTDARVNLRKNDKIIVTDVNDIYYALASEKVTLVYTFDEEYTMPMSITEFHSTLPQNLFFRCHRSYTVNLSKIREIVPWFNQTYMIHLKDFNAEIPVSRSKVKEFRQIMRF
- a CDS encoding sensor histidine kinase; this encodes MNSSLEMLIQVFERAALLLICLFFLTRVPRFKESLHKEQHSLSEKIVITLIFCLFAIFGTYSGIKVEGSLVNVRIIAIMSGGILFGPWVGIITGIVSGVHRFLIDIGGVTSIPCLITSIIAGIASGFINLKVKKAKRWIYGIIAGMSCEVLTMLLILAMSDPFKLGLDIVSKIGFPMIAGEVSIGLIVLLVMSVEDEKEMIAAKQAKLALDIANKTLPYFRSINTESLTKICTIIKDQIHADAVAITDTETVLAYVGFGEERYKIGQEIISDLTKSAIRSGEITIRNHVADQQTPEIQSLLIMPFEERGEVTGSLKIYSRKASEMTYPLQTMAIGLSQIISTLMEISRVEQIKEAANKAELKALQTKINPHFLFNALNAIASTTRRNPEKARELIVTLSSYMRYNLELNDELINIHDALKQVRDYVEIEKARFGSKLQVEYDIEEVNIKLPSLLIQPLVENAIIHGILKNGPGIVTIAVNDLGDRVRISVKDTGAGIADEVIENLYRDEVPANKIGLYNVHQRVKLIYGKGLIIKRLSPGTEVYFDIVKEKK
- a CDS encoding MFS transporter, which produces MKTHHWMSTQFFSFYMTWGIFLPYWTGWMIHTKGITVAQASLIMSLGLVARGLSTLFAFPYLSGKFSSKTLLNGAGAGTLVAILCYIPANSFVSLLMVTLVLHFFYPPLMPALDSAAGILVQGKQLRHYGKSRKWGSIGFVAAGIILTFFTGRLGDEVILGALLLGTLIFVCLGFMRAPVILSKKPQVDQTQKRSMLQLFRIKHFSLVLIIVILLQAAHASYYNYGYLFLQEIHAPKYLIGVIINIAVIAEIVFFAIADRRFYKFSVGSLLALAALGSSIRWILVFSFPSVIVFCIAQTLHACSFAMGHYAFMKYLIKNIPHEQITKAQGMYSALALSWSTAVFTLFGGFLYEIEPRYAFIGMIICTIPSMLLALVYQKLELRKNVLISI
- the yeiL gene encoding transcriptional regulator YeiL; protein product: MEIYKGEKKQLYLKKNYIADLFSFPVEEFIEIQEYQRDEWIIKEGMRPDFLFYVIEGKAKIYVTHQNGKVSLINFINTNDYIGEMELLHEVYYTKGIQASTKTVCFALPIQRYRTCLLENTKFLCELAKFLSVKATHMAAKYSQSLAFPLENRLADFILQTADEGVYKEKHVTICDYLGVSYRHLLHVLTQFCDKGYLQKEGRYYQIKQYHSLYELAERLKNK